One genomic window of Salvelinus alpinus chromosome 17, SLU_Salpinus.1, whole genome shotgun sequence includes the following:
- the LOC139543115 gene encoding uncharacterized protein, with the protein MPRETLTIILLLLCAGLPGDCGAIEFPLLHSDITGCMKTTCARSINACVDTHGQAPTEQLKGCVVRKCRKITNRCVDQFLQQYLPLLLAQNPKIASIIEPNAELFMAEMTDAYLECWLETTDSEVGGCFMDRLIDKAQPFITPLSALIFDDPVVVSCWLSHALKGMVSCYGQLDDNYIKELKKRAEREMKDNMLRYMTCMSKPMKNWNWCKGLFDDLLASSPKRKRQYKDFLVCSIHSGITATAKC; encoded by the exons ATGCCGAGAGAGACTCTGACGATCATTCTCCTTTTACTCTGTG CTGGGCTTCCAGGTGACTGTGGAGCAATAGAGTTTCCACTACTCCATTCTGATATAACCG GCTGTATGAAAACGACATGTGCCAGGAGTATCAATGCCTGTGTGGACACACACGGTCAGGCCCCCACAGAACAGCTCAAGG gtTGTGTTGTCCGCAAGTGTAGGAAAATCACCAACCGCTGTGTAGATCAATTCCTCCAACAGTACCTGCCCCTGTTAT TGGCACAAAATCCCAAAATTGCCTCAATTATCGAACCAAATGCCG AGCTTTTCATGGCTGAAATGACAGATGCTTATCTTGAATGCTGGCTGGAGACAACAGACTCTGAGGTCGGAG GTTGTTTTATGGACAGACTCATTGATAAGGCACAGCCGTTCATTACCCCGTTGTCTGCATTGATCTTTGATGATCCAG TCGTTGTGAGCTGTTGGCTCTCCCATGCTTTGAAAGGAATGGTAAGCTGCTATGGTCAGCTGGATGACAACTACATCAAGGAACTGA aaaaaagagcagagagagagatgaaagacaaTATGTTAC GTTATATGACATGCATGAGCAAACCTATGAAAAACTGGAACTGGTGTAAAGGactctttgatgatcttcttg CTTCGTCACCAAAGAGGAAACGCCAGTACAAAG aCTTCCTCGTCTGTTCAATCCACAGTGGGATTACCGCAACAGCGAAATGCTAA
- the LOC139543112 gene encoding solute carrier family 25 member 33: MVIVFKKKKMAQNNNTLLHLFAGGCSGTVGAIVTCPLEVLKTRLQSSGITLRPMFQVQLGTLNGTGVIRPGSGTITPPGLLQVLRSILEKEGPRSLFRGLGPNLVGVAPSRAIYFAAYKKSKETFNGVFVPNSGVVHMSSAGFAAFVTNSLMNPVWMVKTRMQLEKKARGEKKTNALQCARYVYKTEGMRGFYRGLTASYAGISETMICFLIYETLKKRLNEARFASPNSETEKGAWDFLGLMMAAAFAKGCASCIAYPHEVIRTRLREEGSKYQYFFQTARLVAVEEGYAAFYRGLIPQLIRQIPNTAIVLSTYELIVHLMGDTSQ, translated from the exons ATGGTtatagtgtttaaaaaaaaaaaaatggcacaGAATAATAATACGTTATTACATCTCTTCGCAGGGGG ATGTAGCGGCACGGTAGGAGCCATTGTGACTTGTCCTCTGGAGGTGCTGAAGACCAGGTTGCAGTCTTCAGGCATCACGCTCCGACCCATGTTCCAGGTCCAACTGGGCACGCTCAATGGTACTGGAGTCATCAGACCAGGCTcaggcaccattacaccacctGGCCTGCTGCAGGTCTTACG GTCAATTCTAGAAAAAGAGGGACCGAGGTCTCTTTTCCGGGGACTGGGTCCAAATCTTGTCGGTGTCGCCCCTTCAAG AGCTATTTATTTTGCTGCCTACAAAAAGTCGAAAGAGACGTTCAATGGTGTCTTCGTCCCTAACAGTGGAGTGGTGCACATGTCCTCAGCTGGCTTTGCAG CCTTTGTTACAAACTCTCTCATGAACCCCGTATGGATGGTTAAGACCAGGATGCAGCTGGAGAAAAA GGCGCGAGGGGAGAAGAAGACCAACGCGCTGCAGTGTGCCCGTTACGTTTACAAGACCGAGGGCATGAGAGGTTTCTACCGGGGCCTGACGGCGTCCTACGCCGGTATCTCCGAGACCATGATCTGTTTCCTGATCTACGAGACGCTGAAGAAACGCCTGAACGAAGCGCGCTTCGCGTCGCCAAACAGCGAGACGGAAAAAGGGGCGTGGGACTTCCTAGGCCTGATGATGGCGGCTGCCTTCGCTAAGGGTTGTGCTTCCTGCATAGCCTACCCGCACG AGGTGATTCGGACAAGGCTGCGAGAAGAGGGCAGCAAATATCAGTACTTCTTCCAGACGGCACGGTTGGTTGCAGTGGAGGAGGGCTATGCTGCTTTTTACAGAGGACTCATTCCTCAGCTTATCAGACAGATCCCCAACACAGCCATCGTCCTCTCCACCTACGAACTCATTGTCCACCTGATGGGAGACACCTCGCAATGA